A single region of the Pseudomonas mandelii genome encodes:
- a CDS encoding DUF799 domain-containing protein, whose product MIARSLKLMAGLLALAVLGGCVSPKTVDYSAYKQARPKTILVLPPLNNSPDVKASYSMLSQVTYPLAEAGYYVLPITLVDETFRQNGLTIPADIHQAPANKLQEIFGADAALYITVTDYGTRYMIISSETVVTATAKLVDLKSGTTLWTGSARASSEEGGNNGGGGLVGMLITAAVKQVINSATDAGHPIAGVASARLLSAGQPAGLLYGPRSPKYGTD is encoded by the coding sequence ATGATCGCGCGTTCATTGAAACTGATGGCCGGGTTGCTGGCGCTGGCTGTGCTCGGTGGCTGCGTCAGCCCCAAGACCGTGGACTATTCGGCGTACAAGCAAGCCCGTCCGAAAACCATTCTGGTGCTGCCGCCGCTGAACAACTCGCCGGACGTCAAGGCGTCCTACAGCATGTTGTCGCAGGTCACGTACCCGTTGGCAGAAGCCGGTTACTACGTGCTGCCGATCACCCTGGTCGATGAGACATTCCGCCAGAATGGCCTGACCATACCGGCGGACATTCACCAGGCTCCGGCCAACAAGCTGCAGGAAATTTTCGGTGCCGATGCGGCGTTGTACATCACCGTGACGGACTACGGTACGCGCTACATGATCATCAGCAGCGAAACCGTGGTGACCGCCACCGCGAAACTGGTAGACCTCAAGAGCGGCACCACCCTGTGGACCGGCTCGGCCCGGGCTTCGAGCGAAGAGGGCGGCAACAACGGTGGCGGCGGCTTGGTTGGCATGCTGATTACGGCAGCGGTCAAGCAAGTGATCAACAGCGCCACCGACGCCGGTCACCCGATTGCCGGTGTGGCCAGTGCGCGCCTGCTGTCGGCCGGGCAACCGGCGGGCTTGCTGTACGGACCGCGTTCGCCGAAATACGGTACTGATTGA
- a CDS encoding flavin reductase family protein, giving the protein MQSFDFSTLSARDKYKILIGSVVPRPIALVTTIDGEGRINAAPFSFFNALSADPPILALGVENYGDQSPKDTTRNIQLNQEFTVNIVSDALVEAMNVCAVPFAPGFDELTAAGLTAIAGTTVKCPRIGEAPVALECRRMMALSIGQSREIIFGEVLMAHVRDELIDPKTLYIDQLGLDAIGRMGGHGYARTRDYFDLPTRSLQAWTDAPGGGERFWPVTK; this is encoded by the coding sequence ATGCAAAGCTTCGACTTCAGCACATTGAGTGCGCGGGACAAATACAAGATTCTGATCGGCAGCGTGGTGCCTCGGCCGATTGCGCTGGTCACCACGATTGATGGCGAAGGCCGGATCAATGCCGCGCCGTTCAGTTTCTTCAATGCGCTGTCCGCCGACCCGCCGATCCTGGCGCTGGGCGTGGAAAACTACGGCGACCAAAGCCCCAAGGACACCACCCGCAACATCCAGCTCAATCAGGAATTCACCGTCAACATCGTCAGCGATGCGCTGGTGGAGGCGATGAATGTGTGCGCGGTGCCCTTCGCGCCCGGCTTCGATGAGTTGACGGCTGCGGGGCTGACGGCGATTGCCGGCACCACGGTCAAATGCCCGCGCATCGGCGAGGCGCCGGTGGCGTTGGAGTGTCGGCGGATGATGGCGCTGTCCATCGGGCAGTCGCGGGAAATTATCTTCGGGGAAGTGTTGATGGCGCATGTGCGGGACGAATTGATCGACCCGAAAACCTTGTACATCGATCAGCTGGGGCTGGATGCGATCGGGCGCATGGGTGGGCATGGCTATGCGCGGACCCGGGATTATTTCGATTTACCGACGCGGTCGTTGCAGGCGTGGACGGATGCGCCGGGGGGTGGGGAGCGGTTTTGGCCTGTCACCAAATGA
- a CDS encoding amidohydrolase family protein, with amino-acid sequence MKCIGLKASCVVGFDGTQHVLWRDGEVVFEGSRIVFVGRGFTGPVDQWIDYGNALIGPGFIDLDALGDLDSTVLTLDNGDERDMGRMWSEDYLAAGPRESFDPDEEVFKYRYAFTQLIRNGITTALPITSMYYREWAETYDEFAAVAGVAAELGLRTYLGPCYMSGMSYWRADGTLGHHWDEARGMAGLDAAVRFFHDFEDAHQGLIRGALLPDRIQTCTPALLQRTAALSRELSAPMRLHCCQGLGEVAMVEQLRGVSPLHWLQQLDLLTPRSLLPHGIYTSGDDDLQRVVDGGASLVHCPVVFARDGEALNSFGRYRAKGINFALGTDTWPADLLENMRQGLNIARLMEGGDALTSTLDMYNAATLGGAKALGRDDLGRLATGAKADITVFSLRGLHLGPLFDPLKNLVLAGRGDDCIASYIDGRCVMQDGQVQGIDYPALQRQAQQQFEKLMRSHSDRAMGRPDWKTLFKPAIPFADDYSADAPLSAIDPLI; translated from the coding sequence GTGAAATGCATCGGTCTGAAGGCCAGTTGCGTGGTCGGCTTCGACGGCACGCAGCATGTGCTGTGGCGCGACGGCGAAGTGGTGTTCGAAGGTTCGCGCATTGTGTTTGTCGGGCGTGGTTTTACCGGGCCGGTCGATCAGTGGATCGACTATGGCAATGCGTTGATCGGCCCGGGTTTCATCGATCTGGACGCACTCGGGGATCTGGATTCCACGGTGCTGACGCTGGACAACGGCGATGAACGCGACATGGGCCGGATGTGGTCTGAGGACTATCTGGCGGCCGGTCCGCGCGAGAGTTTCGACCCTGATGAAGAAGTCTTCAAATACCGCTACGCCTTCACGCAGTTGATCCGCAACGGCATCACCACGGCCCTGCCAATCACCTCGATGTACTACCGCGAGTGGGCCGAGACCTACGACGAATTTGCAGCGGTGGCCGGCGTGGCGGCCGAACTGGGGCTGCGCACTTACCTCGGCCCCTGCTACATGAGCGGCATGAGTTATTGGCGGGCCGATGGCACCCTCGGGCATCACTGGGATGAAGCCCGGGGAATGGCCGGACTCGATGCGGCGGTTCGGTTTTTCCATGATTTCGAAGATGCGCACCAAGGCTTGATTCGCGGCGCCTTGTTGCCGGATCGCATCCAGACCTGCACCCCGGCGCTGCTGCAACGCACCGCTGCGCTGAGTCGCGAATTGAGCGCGCCGATGCGTTTGCATTGCTGCCAGGGGCTCGGCGAGGTGGCGATGGTCGAGCAACTGCGTGGTGTGTCGCCGCTGCACTGGTTGCAGCAACTGGACCTGCTGACCCCGCGAAGCCTGCTGCCCCACGGCATCTACACCTCGGGCGATGACGATCTGCAACGGGTGGTGGATGGCGGCGCAAGCCTGGTGCATTGCCCGGTGGTGTTTGCTCGCGATGGTGAGGCACTGAATTCGTTTGGGCGCTATCGGGCCAAGGGCATCAACTTCGCCTTGGGCACTGACACCTGGCCGGCGGATCTGCTGGAAAACATGCGCCAGGGGTTGAACATCGCCCGTTTGATGGAGGGCGGCGATGCGTTGACCTCCACGCTGGATATGTACAACGCCGCCACCCTCGGCGGTGCGAAAGCCTTGGGCCGCGATGATCTCGGTCGCCTGGCAACCGGGGCCAAGGCCGACATCACGGTGTTCAGCCTTCGCGGCCTGCACCTGGGGCCGTTGTTCGACCCGCTGAAAAACCTGGTGCTGGCCGGGCGCGGTGACGACTGCATCGCCAGTTACATCGACGGCCGCTGCGTGATGCAAGACGGCCAGGTTCAGGGCATCGATTACCCCGCTCTGCAACGCCAGGCCCAACAACAATTCGAAAAACTGATGCGCAGCCACAGCGACCGGGCCATGGGCCGACCGGACTGGAAAACCCTGTTCAAACCGGCCATTCCGTTCGCCGATGACTACAGCGCAGACGCGCCGTTGAGCGCTATCGATCCCCTTATTTAG
- a CDS encoding DUF4810 domain-containing protein, with product MASTLLVSGLLAGCAGPKTLYQWESYQPEVYEYFKGEEPKEAQAEALERDLQKIKSTGKTPPPGYHAHLGLLYLSMGKDDQMVQQFRTEKTLFPESTPYMDFLLKNAKTGDTQ from the coding sequence ATGGCGTCGACATTGCTGGTCAGCGGCCTGTTGGCCGGTTGCGCCGGCCCGAAAACCCTTTACCAGTGGGAAAGCTACCAGCCGGAAGTTTACGAGTACTTCAAGGGTGAAGAACCCAAGGAAGCCCAGGCCGAAGCGCTGGAACGCGACCTGCAGAAGATCAAGTCCACCGGCAAGACGCCGCCGCCTGGCTACCACGCTCACCTGGGGCTGTTGTACCTGAGCATGGGCAAGGACGATCAGATGGTGCAGCAGTTCAGGACTGAGAAAACCCTGTTTCCCGAGTCGACGCCGTACATGGATTTTCTGCTTAAAAACGCCAAGACCGGAGACACCCAATGA
- a CDS encoding extracellular solute-binding protein, which yields MKTKSMRPAVAGLALSCFTALTAFGAHAAEPKELFFYNWTDYYPVDLLAKFEKETGIKVTMDGYDSNETLLAKLQAGGAAYDVIVPSQSIMRTLINQNLLLEIDASTLPNFQYVKPAFRDPVFDPGRKFSAPYLWGTTGFSYDSARVPGGKLDDSWKEFFEPRKELQGQLAALDTSSSVINAASHYLNVDECSENPQDAKRILELLQKQKPFLKMYSSDNTVDRMASGEVIMMQNWNGSTARATLQKSTIKYVYPREGLAMFQDNFAVPKSAPHPGNAKIFIDWMMKPENAAAVSNSIAYANGIQSDKLLDAKWKVMDAINMPDEFASRLRPEKECSNKARELQDRVWSKLKG from the coding sequence ATGAAAACAAAAAGCATGCGTCCCGCTGTCGCCGGTCTGGCCCTAAGCTGCTTCACTGCACTCACTGCGTTCGGCGCGCACGCCGCCGAACCCAAGGAACTGTTTTTCTACAACTGGACCGATTATTACCCGGTCGACCTGCTGGCCAAGTTCGAAAAGGAGACCGGAATCAAGGTCACCATGGACGGCTACGACAGCAACGAAACCTTGCTGGCCAAGTTGCAGGCCGGTGGCGCGGCGTATGACGTGATCGTGCCGTCGCAGTCGATCATGCGCACCTTGATCAACCAGAACCTGCTGCTGGAAATCGACGCCTCCACCCTGCCCAACTTTCAATACGTGAAACCCGCATTCCGCGATCCGGTATTCGACCCCGGCCGCAAGTTCTCCGCACCGTATTTGTGGGGCACCACCGGGTTCTCCTATGACAGCGCGCGCGTGCCCGGCGGCAAGCTCGACGATTCGTGGAAAGAGTTCTTCGAACCGCGCAAGGAACTGCAAGGGCAACTCGCCGCCCTCGACACTTCCAGCAGCGTGATCAACGCCGCCAGCCATTACCTGAACGTCGACGAATGCAGCGAAAACCCGCAGGACGCCAAGCGCATCCTCGAACTGCTGCAAAAACAGAAACCGTTCCTGAAGATGTACAGCTCGGACAACACCGTCGACCGCATGGCCTCCGGTGAAGTGATCATGATGCAGAACTGGAACGGCTCGACCGCACGCGCCACCTTGCAGAAGAGCACCATCAAATACGTGTATCCGCGCGAAGGCCTGGCGATGTTCCAGGACAACTTCGCCGTGCCGAAAAGCGCACCGCACCCCGGTAACGCGAAGATTTTCATCGACTGGATGATGAAACCGGAAAACGCCGCCGCCGTGTCCAATTCCATTGCCTACGCCAACGGCATCCAGAGCGACAAGCTGCTCGACGCCAAGTGGAAAGTCATGGACGCCATCAACATGCCCGACGAATTTGCCTCGCGCTTGCGGCCGGAGAAAGAGTGCAGCAACAAGGCGCGGGAGCTGCAGGATCGGGTTTGGTCGAAGCTCAAGGGCTGA
- a CDS encoding amidohydrolase family protein, giving the protein MTQPRWLRNVRPYGATAEDLLLENGLFKQRRPASNTALAATDIDGQHQLLTPALVESHVHLDKTLWGQPWRPNSAGPTLKDYIANERRVLREVDAPIAHRAGALLENCIARGSLTMRCHVDIDPEFGLRHVEAMQQLRDIYRDLIDLQLVVFPQTGLISRPGTAELMREAMALGVENVGGLDPCGIDNDPVAQLDFVFKLASEFDRGVDIHLHDKGELGLWQIALIADYTERFGRQGRVMISHAYCLGMLPWSQVKPLAERLAALSISLMSSAPADCAVPPFLALRETGVNVCLGSDGIRDAWSPMGNGDMLERAMLLALRFDLNKDDELAAAFEAATVNGARALGCERYGLEIGQAADFLLMPVQTLGEAVVSRPVRQVYRGGELIASGGRLLESRL; this is encoded by the coding sequence ATGACTCAACCCCGCTGGCTACGCAACGTGCGCCCCTACGGCGCCACAGCCGAAGACCTGCTGCTGGAAAACGGCCTGTTCAAACAACGCCGCCCGGCCTCCAACACCGCGCTGGCCGCCACCGACATCGACGGCCAACACCAGCTCCTCACCCCTGCCCTGGTGGAAAGTCACGTCCACCTCGACAAAACCCTGTGGGGCCAACCCTGGCGCCCGAACAGCGCCGGCCCGACCCTCAAGGACTACATCGCCAACGAGCGCCGCGTCCTGCGTGAAGTTGACGCGCCCATCGCCCATCGTGCCGGCGCGTTGCTGGAAAACTGCATCGCCCGTGGCTCGCTGACGATGCGTTGCCACGTCGACATCGACCCGGAATTCGGCCTGCGCCATGTCGAGGCCATGCAACAACTGCGCGACATCTACCGCGACCTGATCGACCTGCAACTGGTGGTGTTTCCGCAAACCGGCCTGATCAGCCGCCCCGGCACCGCCGAACTGATGCGCGAAGCCATGGCGCTGGGCGTGGAAAACGTCGGCGGCCTCGACCCGTGCGGTATCGACAACGACCCGGTCGCGCAACTCGACTTCGTGTTCAAGCTGGCCAGCGAATTCGACCGTGGCGTCGACATTCACCTGCATGACAAAGGTGAACTGGGCCTGTGGCAAATCGCGTTGATCGCCGATTACACCGAGCGCTTCGGGCGGCAAGGTCGGGTGATGATCAGTCACGCTTACTGCCTGGGGATGTTGCCGTGGAGCCAGGTCAAACCGCTGGCCGAACGCTTGGCGGCGTTGAGCATTTCGCTGATGAGTTCGGCGCCGGCCGATTGCGCGGTGCCGCCTTTCCTTGCGTTGCGTGAAACAGGCGTGAATGTCTGCCTGGGTTCGGACGGCATTCGCGATGCGTGGTCGCCGATGGGCAACGGCGACATGCTGGAACGGGCAATGCTGCTGGCCTTGCGCTTTGACTTGAACAAGGACGATGAACTGGCCGCAGCGTTCGAAGCGGCGACGGTGAACGGTGCCCGGGCGCTGGGTTGTGAACGGTATGGATTGGAGATCGGCCAAGCGGCGGACTTCCTGCTGATGCCGGTACAGACTTTGGGCGAAGCCGTGGTTTCTCGACCCGTGCGGCAGGTTTATCGCGGCGGTGAGTTGATCGCATCAGGTGGTCGGCTGCTGGAAAGCCGCTTGTGA